The following proteins are encoded in a genomic region of Reichenbachiella sp.:
- a CDS encoding SRPBCC domain-containing protein, with protein MRSELQFDFLVDKTKNTLTIKREFAAGRQLVWDCYTKSELLDQWFAPKPLTTKTKSMNFSEGGHWHYAMVEPNGTEYWGWTSYETIVPIDYYTSQDAFCNEAGEINKELPSAKWRVSFLDKEENSLVETVVTYNSLEDLETVINMGMEDGMNATLEKLDELLLKLES; from the coding sequence ATGAGAAGTGAATTACAATTTGATTTTCTCGTCGACAAGACGAAAAACACGCTAACTATCAAACGCGAATTTGCCGCAGGGCGCCAATTGGTTTGGGACTGCTATACAAAAAGTGAGTTGCTTGATCAATGGTTTGCCCCCAAACCATTGACTACAAAAACAAAGTCCATGAATTTCAGTGAGGGAGGACATTGGCACTATGCAATGGTTGAGCCTAACGGCACAGAATATTGGGGCTGGACCTCATACGAGACTATCGTACCTATCGACTATTATACTTCACAGGACGCATTTTGCAATGAAGCTGGAGAGATTAACAAGGAGCTACCGAGTGCCAAATGGAGAGTAAGTTTTTTGGACAAAGAAGAAAATTCGTTGGTGGAGACTGTGGTTACCTATAATTCTCTGGAAGATTTAGAGACGGTGATTAATATGGGTATGGAAGATGGAATGAATGCAACGCTCGAAAAATTGGATGAACTCTTATTGAAATTAGAGAGTTAG
- a CDS encoding anti-sigma factor — protein MNIEEYISSGILELYALGELSGSEKAEVEQMCEAHEEVRVELALIESTMGVLAQHLATAPRPALKDQIKSQLDLKSSEAKEIQMPVKQTEKPFSLAIAASITIAILTSGLAFYFYSQWQSAEDQLAVMIAQNQEVADNYRFVNKKLESLETDVEILGNPNFARVAMNGTENSPGSLATVFWNSNTQDVYLKIQNLKDLTQDQQYQLWAIVDGVPVDMGVFDNGSDLLKMKSVAAAAAFAVTIEPRGGSKDPSLETMQVVGTTEV, from the coding sequence ATGAATATCGAGGAATACATATCGTCCGGTATTTTAGAGCTCTACGCACTAGGCGAGCTCTCTGGGTCTGAAAAGGCCGAGGTGGAGCAAATGTGCGAAGCACATGAGGAAGTCCGAGTAGAGCTGGCCCTGATAGAGTCTACTATGGGCGTGCTTGCTCAGCATTTGGCCACCGCTCCTCGTCCAGCATTGAAAGATCAAATCAAATCTCAATTGGACTTAAAATCCTCTGAAGCCAAGGAAATTCAAATGCCTGTCAAGCAAACCGAAAAGCCGTTCAGTCTGGCCATAGCCGCTTCTATCACTATTGCTATATTGACTTCAGGACTGGCCTTCTACTTCTACAGTCAATGGCAGTCGGCAGAAGATCAATTGGCGGTGATGATTGCTCAAAATCAGGAGGTGGCCGACAACTATCGATTTGTTAATAAAAAATTAGAAAGCCTGGAAACAGATGTGGAGATATTGGGCAACCCGAATTTTGCACGAGTAGCTATGAATGGCACTGAAAATTCACCGGGATCTTTAGCCACTGTATTCTGGAATAGCAATACACAAGATGTCTACCTAAAAATTCAAAACCTTAAGGATTTGACTCAGGATCAGCAGTATCAACTCTGGGCCATAGTGGATGGCGTTCCCGTGGACATGGGTGTATTTGACAATGGGTCTGATTTATTGAAAATGAAATCTGTGGCAGCCGCAGCTGCTTTTGCTGTAACCATTGAACCTCGAGGCGGAAGCAAAGACCCAAGCCTGGAGACCATGCAAGTAGTGGGCACAACAGAAGTTTAA